DNA from Ancylothrix sp. D3o:
TATCATCTACTCCAAACATAGCCGCTAATTCCTCCTTTGTTTTGTTGACAAACTTGTACACAATCACCGTATCTATTAATTTTAGAACATCAATTCGAGTTTGTTCTTCTGATACCTCCTGCTCAGTTCGTTGTCTTAATTCCCTGACTATTTCCGGGGCTGTATTTTCTGCACACAGCATCAACTGAATAATTTTCAAACCAATGGAAGAAAACCCCTCGACAGTCAATTCATCCAAATAAACCCGCGTCACCTTAAAAGAATTCAGCAAATCTTGATAAGGTAAAACCTCCGTAGGTTCCTGACTGCGAGTTTCATAAATCACCACAGCGCGCCAATCTTGCGCCGGATTATTTTGATGAAGATAAACAAAAATCTCCGCAAATAAACCCGAATAAACCTTTGGATCGCGGCGAAATTGTACCTCCACAAAATACACCGGCTTCTCTATATCTTCCACAACCGGCACAAACAAACCATCAATTCTAAAAGCAGTTTGTTTCAACTCTACAGAGTCAAATCGATAATTTAATGCTTCCTCAGCCGGCCTTCCAATTAACTCAAAAAAACTACTAGGAAGCTGTTTAAATAAACTATAAAAAATAGGGTCTGTTTTCATAAAAACTGCACTCCTGATATTTTCGGGCCGGTCTTGGCCATTTGGCGGGCCGGTGTTGGCCATCTGGCGGGCCGGTCAAGCCATGTAAAGATTTGAAAACCCAACCTTGACACAACAATAGCATAACCGATAAGTTTTAAAAAACCACTTCAAGTTTCACAAAACTTAAAGCCATGACCCCAAGCACCCCTGACTCCGCCGGCCACATTTCCGCCAATATCCACCAAAAACAAAAAGAAGAACAGCAAAACTTAGCCCTCTTACTCGACAGCCAACTTTCACGAAACAATCAAATATTAGTCCAAAAAACCCAAATGGGAAACACCGAAGCCTACATCGGTTCAGTAAGCCTAGAATGGTTAGAAAGCCGAGTTAGATTCGCCTCCCAACTACCTCTTTTTCGCCAAAAACATGACCCCACAACCGACAACATAATCCGCGATGAAGACACCGCCGACGAGCTTTTTCAACGCCCCCTAGACTGGTCACGCCAAGCCTCCCTCGCCCAATATTTAATCGGCAGAAAAAACCAC
Protein-coding regions in this window:
- a CDS encoding Rpn family recombination-promoting nuclease/putative transposase, translating into MKTDPIFYSLFKQLPSSFFELIGRPAEEALNYRFDSVELKQTAFRIDGLFVPVVEDIEKPVYFVEVQFRRDPKVYSGLFAEIFVYLHQNNPAQDWRAVVIYETRSQEPTEVLPYQDLLNSFKVTRVYLDELTVEGFSSIGLKIIQLMLCAENTAPEIVRELRQRTEQEVSEEQTRIDVLKLIDTVIVYKFVNKTKEELAAMFGVDDIKQTRLYQEISAEVTAQVEDQKNLKIVKNMLRRGDSVESIAEIVELDIERVREISRELEKEQN